A window of Polyangiaceae bacterium contains these coding sequences:
- a CDS encoding lysoplasmalogenase: protein MSEIPESVWIGMTAAGSLGLLVAERHKSQLGSWLTKPLAALGFVLLGLSRATYQSPYDLPLVIGLCLCMGGDVLLIPKRRAAFAAGILSFLLGHVAFVVAFLQLGVAKGVAVAAFALLLLPANFVLRWLLPHAGNLRAAVVAYVVVITSMVATAFAAAHAAPWGVYVGAGMFYFSDLAVARERFVHSSFVNRLWGTPLYFAAMLVIAHTLPAAH, encoded by the coding sequence ATGTCGGAAATTCCGGAAAGCGTGTGGATCGGGATGACGGCGGCAGGCTCCCTTGGGCTGCTGGTCGCTGAACGTCACAAGAGCCAGCTGGGTAGCTGGTTGACGAAGCCACTCGCGGCCTTGGGTTTCGTCTTGCTTGGCCTGTCCCGTGCGACCTACCAGAGCCCGTATGACCTCCCCTTGGTGATCGGGCTCTGCCTGTGCATGGGGGGCGATGTGCTGCTGATCCCCAAGCGGCGCGCCGCCTTTGCCGCAGGGATATTGAGCTTCCTCCTGGGTCATGTGGCGTTCGTGGTGGCCTTCTTGCAGCTCGGCGTCGCGAAGGGGGTAGCTGTCGCTGCCTTCGCGCTGCTGCTCCTGCCCGCAAATTTTGTGCTGCGCTGGCTCTTGCCTCACGCCGGGAACTTGCGCGCAGCCGTGGTGGCGTATGTCGTCGTGATCACGAGCATGGTCGCGACGGCGTTTGCTGCCGCGCACGCGGCGCCGTGGGGTGTCTACGTGGGCGCGGGGATGTTCTACTTCTCGGATCTCGCGGTGGCGCGCGAGCGTTTCGTCCACTCGAGCTTCGTGAACCGGCTTTGGGGCACACCTCTCTACTTCGCCGCGATGCTGGTGATTGCCCACACGCTGCCCGCCGCCCACTGA
- a CDS encoding DUF2061 domain-containing protein, which translates to MAYESRARSIVKALSWRVFATLITTGVVYFMTGKLDNALQIGLLDTFAKLGLYFGHERMWERIRFGRVRYTDYQI; encoded by the coding sequence ATGGCTTACGAATCCCGCGCCCGGAGCATCGTCAAAGCGCTGTCTTGGAGAGTGTTCGCAACGCTCATCACGACCGGGGTCGTCTACTTCATGACCGGCAAGTTGGACAACGCCCTGCAAATTGGGCTGCTGGACACCTTCGCGAAGCTCGGTCTCTACTTCGGCCACGAACGCATGTGGGAGCGCATCCGCTTCGGCCGCGTGCGCTACACCGACTATCAGATCTGA
- a CDS encoding thioredoxin family protein has product MTRFLSVAALIAVFSGVACNDKQAEAPAKAEETATTKAAANAPATDTPKSATATAKVGEAAPDFELKDLDGKAVKLSDYKGKTVVLEWFNPGCPFVKAAHTKGSLVDTAKKQTDKGIVWLAINSGAPGKQGHGVEANKNGTTEFAMKHPVLLDEDGKVGKAYGAKHTPEMYVIDKEGKLVYAGAIDNSPDGEGGSPKDGKLINYVDEALSDIEAGKPVRTPTTEAYGCSVKYSS; this is encoded by the coding sequence ATGACGCGTTTTCTATCGGTTGCCGCTCTCATCGCGGTGTTCTCGGGCGTGGCCTGCAACGACAAGCAAGCTGAAGCTCCAGCCAAGGCCGAAGAGACGGCCACCACCAAAGCCGCAGCAAACGCTCCGGCGACGGACACCCCGAAGTCCGCGACAGCGACTGCCAAGGTTGGCGAAGCTGCCCCCGACTTCGAGCTGAAGGATCTAGACGGCAAAGCAGTGAAGCTGTCGGACTACAAGGGCAAGACCGTGGTGCTCGAGTGGTTCAACCCAGGCTGCCCCTTCGTCAAGGCTGCGCACACCAAGGGCTCCTTGGTGGATACCGCGAAGAAGCAGACGGATAAGGGCATCGTGTGGCTCGCCATCAACTCTGGTGCCCCAGGGAAACAGGGTCATGGCGTCGAAGCCAACAAGAATGGCACGACGGAGTTCGCGATGAAGCACCCCGTGCTGCTCGACGAAGACGGCAAGGTCGGCAAGGCGTACGGCGCCAAGCACACACCTGAGATGTACGTGATCGACAAGGAAGGCAAGCTCGTCTACGCGGGCGCCATCGACAACTCCCCCGACGGCGAGGGTGGCTCGCCCAAGGACGGCAAGTTGATCAACTACGTGGATGAAGCGCTGAGCGACATTGAAGCCGGGAAGCCTGTCCGCACCCCGACCACGGAGGCCTATGGCTGCTCCGTGAAGTACTCGAGCTGA